From the Priestia koreensis genome, one window contains:
- a CDS encoding N-acetylmuramoyl-L-alanine amidase translates to MKKRTAGVLPVVFALMLGTFSNLTVKAETTFVDVPNNHRAAKEVNFLAEGGILNTSSNRLNPDETITRAEAVVIIGKATQLDGTQRQTKFSDVQASAKEAGYIQSAYEKHYLSGYADGTFKPEQKVSRGEMALLISRAFNYGATNTGSANQALLSKKISTGLGNGQFGGNELIKRADYAVFIARAINSSFRPGYAKSFPQQGKVTASALTVRTGPSTQYGKITSVGNGTMLKIDHFVGTWAEVVDDKNSFAGFVSSSYLAVTSTNGGGATDPNQPDPNPTKPTTPSPVLNPLANKKIIIDPGHGGKDTGAIGNGMNEKDIVLDVGLKVQQVLNRMSVPSYLTRSTNVFIELKDRPIIAKQQKGDIFVSIHINSSAKPESGTGIETHYYAGATNPYNAQSKLLAQCIQKRLVEEWKLADRGIHPTNLYVNKYNSMPAVLAELGFINNSTDAAKLKSDYWRQKDAEAIVLGILDYYKANKIDVSSLYPLVRQ, encoded by the coding sequence ATGAAAAAGAGAACGGCAGGAGTTCTTCCCGTTGTTTTTGCTTTAATGCTTGGAACATTCTCCAATCTAACTGTTAAAGCCGAAACAACGTTTGTGGATGTCCCAAACAACCATCGAGCAGCAAAAGAAGTAAATTTTTTAGCTGAAGGGGGCATTTTGAATACGTCAAGTAACCGTTTGAACCCTGATGAAACCATCACGAGAGCAGAAGCAGTAGTAATTATCGGAAAAGCAACACAGCTTGACGGCACACAGCGTCAGACAAAATTTTCTGACGTGCAGGCAAGTGCAAAGGAAGCAGGCTATATTCAGTCGGCATATGAGAAGCACTATCTGAGCGGCTATGCAGACGGAACGTTTAAACCGGAGCAAAAGGTATCACGTGGTGAAATGGCGTTACTCATTTCGCGCGCATTTAATTACGGCGCAACCAATACCGGAAGTGCAAACCAAGCGTTGCTTTCAAAAAAGATCTCCACAGGGCTTGGAAACGGCCAGTTTGGTGGAAATGAGCTCATTAAGCGCGCTGACTATGCGGTCTTTATCGCCCGTGCCATTAATTCATCGTTCCGACCAGGGTACGCAAAATCATTCCCGCAGCAGGGGAAGGTAACGGCAAGTGCTTTAACCGTCCGTACAGGTCCTTCCACTCAATACGGGAAGATTACGTCTGTAGGAAATGGAACAATGCTTAAAATCGATCACTTTGTTGGAACATGGGCAGAAGTGGTCGATGATAAAAACTCATTTGCAGGTTTCGTGTCGTCTTCTTATTTAGCGGTCACATCGACAAACGGCGGAGGAGCAACCGATCCGAATCAGCCTGATCCGAATCCGACAAAGCCTACGACTCCTAGCCCTGTGTTAAATCCACTGGCGAATAAAAAAATCATTATTGATCCAGGTCATGGTGGAAAAGATACGGGAGCAATTGGGAACGGGATGAATGAAAAAGACATCGTGTTAGATGTTGGACTAAAGGTACAGCAAGTGCTTAATCGCATGTCTGTTCCAAGCTATTTAACGAGAAGCACGAATGTGTTTATTGAGCTAAAAGATCGACCGATCATTGCGAAGCAGCAAAAGGGAGATATTTTTGTCAGCATTCACATTAACTCCAGTGCAAAACCCGAGTCAGGAACTGGGATTGAAACGCATTACTATGCAGGGGCAACAAATCCGTATAATGCCCAAAGCAAGCTGCTTGCACAGTGTATTCAAAAGCGCTTAGTAGAAGAGTGGAAATTAGCTGATCGTGGAATACATCCGACGAATTTGTATGTAAATAAATACAATTCAATGCCTGCCGTATTAGCAGAGCTTGGCTTTATTAACAATTCAACGGATGCGGCGAAGCTAAAGTCTGACTACTGGCGTCAAAAAGACGCAGAAGCGATCGTACTTGGCATTCTAGACTACTACAAAGCAAATAAAATTGACGTATCTTCTTTATATCCACTTGTTCGTCAATAA
- a CDS encoding TetR/AcrR family transcriptional regulator, which yields MSRKIQILEEAMKLFAEKGYHAASMQEIAERSGIAKASIYNYFKSKEEMAISIFRYHYEVLFKKISEIGEDEDLTPRERFIRQLTVQLQEFNRHKHFVRMRMGEQALRVNEELSKVVANIRSETMKWYCSQLLEIYGESHKQYVLDCATMLNGMMKEYLFYIFMDDKKLSLERIPSFMLDRLDSVMHGFKEADEPLLSFELMKSFFEEEQQPPTPFHQMLQTIADFEQFLVNQPDYSEGIERVYVSLRALREELQKKEPKKVIIEALVSLLSSYDVKGIQTYIQLLHKQISAL from the coding sequence ATGAGCCGAAAAATCCAAATTTTAGAGGAAGCAATGAAGCTATTTGCTGAAAAAGGCTATCACGCCGCAAGCATGCAAGAAATTGCGGAGCGAAGCGGAATTGCGAAAGCATCCATCTATAATTATTTTAAATCGAAAGAAGAAATGGCGATTTCCATTTTTCGCTATCACTACGAAGTGTTGTTTAAGAAAATATCTGAAATTGGCGAAGATGAAGACTTAACGCCTCGTGAGCGATTCATTCGACAATTAACGGTGCAGCTTCAGGAATTTAATCGACACAAGCATTTTGTCCGCATGAGAATGGGAGAACAGGCGCTTCGAGTAAATGAGGAATTGAGCAAGGTGGTCGCAAATATTCGCTCTGAAACGATGAAATGGTACTGCAGTCAGCTTTTAGAGATATACGGTGAGTCTCACAAGCAGTATGTTCTAGACTGTGCGACAATGCTCAACGGAATGATGAAGGAATACCTGTTTTACATTTTTATGGATGATAAAAAGCTCTCTCTAGAACGTATTCCATCTTTTATGTTAGACCGTTTAGACTCTGTTATGCATGGATTTAAAGAGGCGGACGAACCGCTTTTAAGCTTTGAGCTAATGAAAAGCTTTTTTGAGGAGGAACAGCAGCCACCTACACCGTTTCACCAAATGCTTCAAACGATCGCAGACTTTGAACAATTTCTTGTCAATCAACCCGACTATAGTGAGGGCATTGAGCGAGTGTACGTTTCCCTTCGTGCTCTTAGGGAGGAGCTTCAAAAAAAAGAGCCGAAAAAGGTTATTATCGAAGCACTTGTAAGCTTATTATCGAGCTACGATGTAAAAGGAATACAAACGTATATACAATTACTTCACAAGCAGATTTCCGCCTTATAA
- a CDS encoding efflux RND transporter permease subunit translates to MNFLTRFSLKNAVAVFIISFLLILGGLYSFSKLKVDLLPNIEFPQLSVEVTYPGASPEDINEQVTSKLEDKFKGIEGVKKVQSSSYESVAIINLEFPFNTDMDEVEQQVNSNIDDASLPEDVNAKVNRFSFGALPIYNISLFAKGDTDLQKVIEDDLTPELNKIEGINSVSTGGLKEQLLQITVDKDKAAKAGLSLNDIKDQLKSKDLSFPAGKVQETETEIPIRVQEKVDEVAKLKELTFKSAVIPNAPPVKLSDIAKIEEVSDQSQLTRYNEKDSFSMAITKKQDANTVQVADEVVKVLNKYDNKLDYKIGFDSAQGIKDSVETLVREGLLGAVFASLAVLLFLRNIRATIIAIISIPLSLLVSSIFLQQLDISLNIMTLGGMAVAVGRVVDDSIVVIENIFRRVRRAETTINNEIVLESTKEILKAITSSTITTVVVFLPLGFVGGITSEFFLPFALTIVFSLITSLLVAVTIVPILAKFSFKKVPAEEKEGALQRGYAKVIKWSLGHKWIVLLVSILLLVGSFAFVPKLGFTFIPNEEQKTLVASVELPGSTPLEKTNNVSLKLEEMFGKEKNIKEVTADVGGRNFMTGLQRQNQANYFITLKDNVDTGKYVEQLQKKMDDIASAESKKALVGVQEQSSGGPPTNDNVDINLYSSNLDSLQKASKKVEDYMNENKELKNISNNFSDKQRQVVIDIDPQKADQYGVSGMQILGTIADQTQPADVGKLTLDGKERQVQLSYSKDVTSVDQLKDTQLFTAKGPIPISEVADIQEKDTFTAIQKLDGKVFAQVSAQVTTDNVRQTTNDVVEGVKKLDLPKDVSLEGGGGSEETVNTFKDLGLAMIVAIGLVYITMLITFGKARIPFIILSSLIFVPIGALLFLVIVGEPLSISVMIGFLMLIGIVTTNAIVLVDRVGQNREEKGMTIDDALIEAGKTRLRPILMTAFATITALIPLALSTSSGTLISKGLAITVIGGLVSSTLLTLIIIPVMYEIFFRRQVKKERRMLKRQ, encoded by the coding sequence ATGAATTTTTTAACACGCTTTAGTTTAAAAAATGCGGTGGCCGTGTTTATCATTTCATTTTTACTCATATTAGGCGGTTTATATTCCTTTTCAAAGCTGAAGGTAGATTTACTTCCGAATATTGAGTTTCCACAGTTGTCTGTAGAAGTGACTTATCCTGGCGCTTCTCCAGAAGATATTAATGAACAGGTGACCTCGAAATTAGAGGACAAATTTAAGGGGATTGAAGGCGTTAAGAAAGTCCAAAGCTCATCTTATGAGAGCGTGGCGATTATTAATCTAGAATTCCCATTCAATACTGATATGGATGAGGTTGAGCAGCAGGTTAATAGCAATATTGACGATGCATCTCTTCCTGAAGACGTAAACGCGAAGGTAAACCGATTCTCATTCGGTGCACTTCCTATTTACAATATCTCTTTATTTGCTAAAGGTGATACAGATCTTCAAAAGGTGATTGAAGATGATTTAACACCAGAACTAAATAAAATTGAAGGTATTAATAGCGTTTCAACGGGTGGATTAAAAGAACAATTGCTTCAAATCACCGTTGATAAAGACAAAGCAGCAAAAGCTGGGTTATCTTTAAACGATATTAAAGATCAGCTGAAAAGCAAAGACTTATCGTTCCCAGCAGGTAAAGTTCAAGAAACAGAAACAGAAATTCCAATTCGCGTGCAAGAGAAAGTAGACGAAGTGGCGAAGCTGAAGGAATTAACGTTCAAATCAGCTGTTATTCCAAACGCACCGCCTGTGAAGCTTTCTGATATTGCTAAAATTGAAGAAGTAAGTGATCAATCACAATTAACTCGCTATAACGAAAAAGACTCTTTCTCAATGGCGATTACGAAAAAGCAAGATGCTAACACTGTGCAAGTAGCAGACGAAGTAGTAAAAGTATTAAACAAGTACGATAACAAACTAGATTACAAAATTGGGTTTGATTCTGCACAGGGAATTAAAGACTCTGTTGAAACATTAGTACGTGAAGGGTTGCTTGGTGCGGTCTTCGCATCACTTGCGGTTCTACTTTTCTTACGTAACATACGCGCAACGATTATTGCGATTATTTCGATTCCACTGTCCTTACTTGTGTCATCGATTTTCTTGCAGCAGCTCGATATCTCACTGAACATTATGACGCTCGGAGGTATGGCAGTTGCCGTAGGACGCGTTGTGGATGACAGTATCGTAGTAATTGAAAACATCTTCAGACGCGTTCGTCGTGCTGAAACAACCATTAACAACGAGATTGTCCTAGAGTCGACAAAAGAAATTTTAAAGGCGATTACGTCTTCAACGATTACAACGGTTGTTGTATTCTTACCGCTTGGATTTGTTGGAGGAATTACGAGTGAGTTCTTCCTACCGTTTGCCCTAACGATTGTATTCTCGCTTATTACATCGTTACTCGTAGCGGTAACTATTGTTCCAATTTTAGCGAAGTTCTCATTTAAGAAAGTTCCTGCTGAAGAAAAAGAAGGGGCACTGCAACGAGGCTATGCTAAAGTAATCAAGTGGTCATTAGGTCACAAGTGGATCGTTCTATTGGTATCCATTCTGCTCCTAGTTGGATCATTTGCGTTTGTTCCAAAGCTTGGATTTACGTTTATTCCAAATGAAGAGCAAAAAACGCTCGTGGCATCTGTTGAGCTACCTGGTTCAACACCGCTTGAGAAAACGAACAACGTGTCTCTGAAACTAGAAGAGATGTTTGGAAAAGAAAAAAATATTAAAGAAGTAACAGCAGACGTTGGTGGCCGAAACTTTATGACAGGCTTACAGCGCCAAAATCAAGCAAACTATTTTATTACGTTAAAAGACAACGTTGATACTGGTAAGTATGTGGAACAATTACAGAAGAAAATGGACGACATCGCATCGGCAGAGTCTAAAAAAGCGCTCGTAGGCGTTCAGGAACAATCTTCTGGTGGACCACCTACAAATGATAACGTGGATATTAATCTGTATTCTTCTAACTTAGATTCTCTTCAAAAAGCATCTAAAAAAGTAGAAGATTACATGAATGAAAACAAAGAATTGAAGAACATTTCCAATAACTTCTCAGATAAACAGCGTCAGGTGGTTATTGATATTGATCCTCAAAAAGCGGATCAATACGGCGTATCAGGCATGCAAATTCTTGGTACTATTGCCGATCAAACACAGCCTGCTGATGTAGGGAAACTAACATTAGACGGAAAAGAACGTCAAGTACAGCTTTCCTACAGCAAAGACGTAACGTCTGTTGATCAGCTAAAAGATACGCAGCTATTTACAGCGAAAGGGCCGATTCCTATTAGCGAAGTAGCGGATATCCAAGAAAAGGATACGTTTACCGCGATTCAAAAACTAGATGGAAAAGTATTTGCTCAAGTATCTGCTCAAGTAACAACGGATAACGTTCGTCAAACAACGAATGATGTTGTAGAAGGCGTGAAGAAATTAGATCTGCCAAAAGATGTATCACTTGAAGGTGGCGGCGGTAGTGAAGAAACCGTTAATACGTTCAAAGACCTTGGCCTCGCGATGATTGTAGCTATTGGTCTGGTGTACATCACAATGTTAATTACGTTCGGTAAAGCTCGTATACCGTTCATTATCCTATCATCGCTCATTTTCGTACCAATCGGTGCACTTCTATTCCTAGTGATCGTTGGGGAACCATTATCTATTAGCGTTATGATTGGATTCCTGATGCTAATTGGAATTGTAACAACGAATGCTATTGTATTAGTAGACCGCGTTGGTCAAAACCGTGAAGAAAAAGGAATGACCATTGACGATGCGTTAATTGAAGCTGGTAAAACTCGCCTGCGTCCGATTTTAATGACTGCTTTTGCGACGATTACTGCGCTTATTCCATTAGCACTTTCTACGTCATCTGGTACGCTTATTTCCAAAGGATTAGCGATTACGGTTATTGGTGGATTGGTATCATCAACACTTCTAACCTTGATTATTATTCCGGTTATGTACGAAATCTTCTTCCGCAGACAAGTGAAGAAAGAACGTCGTATGCTAAAACGACAATGA
- a CDS encoding winged helix-turn-helix transcriptional regulator, giving the protein MAADLNHYPILTEEEEQDISCSVEEVINVLGGKWSFHVLKELFDGTRRFGEIRKSIKGISPKALTDTLRHFEDNGIVEREIHATVPVTVEYSLTDKGASLNLVLREMKIWGSKWSVK; this is encoded by the coding sequence GTGGCTGCTGATTTAAATCATTACCCTATTTTAACCGAAGAAGAAGAGCAGGATATTTCTTGCTCAGTTGAAGAAGTCATTAATGTATTAGGGGGTAAGTGGTCCTTTCATGTACTAAAAGAATTGTTTGATGGGACGAGACGATTCGGAGAAATTCGCAAATCCATTAAAGGAATTAGCCCGAAAGCGCTCACAGATACGCTTAGGCATTTTGAAGACAACGGAATTGTCGAGAGAGAAATTCACGCAACGGTTCCTGTAACGGTTGAGTATTCGTTAACCGATAAAGGTGCTTCGCTAAATTTGGTCCTTAGAGAAATGAAAATATGGGGATCAAAATGGAGCGTAAAATAA